The following coding sequences lie in one Helicoverpa armigera isolate CAAS_96S chromosome 8, ASM3070526v1, whole genome shotgun sequence genomic window:
- the LOC110374796 gene encoding vitamin K epoxide reductase complex subunit 1-like protein 1, producing MKAKSLDRVIVLTSIAGILLSTYALYVEMAIETHPGYKALCDISEYASCSRVLSSEFSKGFGLLPKDTSLEIPNCIYGIVFYCLIIFLTTFDQLLVARLLLLVTASSIPMCVYLAYLLAFVLHDLCIVCVSTYIVNGALTVLVYKKMKALTAKKK from the exons ATGAAGGCGAAATCCCTCGACCGCGTGATCGTGCTCACCAGCATAGCTGGCATCCTGCTGTCCACGTATGCTTTGTACGTGGAGATGGCGATAGAAACACACCCTGGTTACAAGGCCCTTTGTGACATCTCGGAGTACGCCAGCTGCTCTCGAGTTCTTTCTTCGGA GTTCTCAAAAGGATTTGGATTGCTACCGAAAGATACTTCGCTTGAGATCCCCAACTGCATTTACGGAATCGTCTTCTACTGcctcattatatttttaa cAACATTTGATCAGCTGCTGGTGGCCAGGCTGCTACTTCTAGTGACTGCATCTTCTATCCCCATGTGCGTGTACCTGGCCTATCTTCTGGCGTTTGTTCTTCACGACCTCTGCATTGTTTGCGTGTCCACCTACATCGTCAACGGCGCCCTTACCGTCCTTGTTTACAAGAAAATGAAAGCGTTGACTgctaaaaaaaagtaa